A genomic stretch from Neochlamydia sp. AcF84 includes:
- the kdpA gene encoding potassium-transporting ATPase subunit KdpA: MSYAEWATLLFFLILLIVLIPVLGRYMAKIFTDQKTAVHFLLGGLEHLSYRVSSVDAKKEMSWLEYATALFIFNGISFLGLFFLQLFQHLLPLNPQHFPSVPWPLAFNTAISFITNTNWQAYAGETTMSYLTQMLGLAAHNFLSAATGLATLLALIRGLVSKNTKHIGNFWSDLIRSVVYILLPLSILLALLLVSEGVVQTFSPYIEVTTLENSQQTIPLGPVASQVAIKQLGTNGGGFFNANSAHPFENPSLVTNLFEMLAILLIPAASVYAYGILIDAKKHAWNLFAVMIALWVVGLGISFYAEKLMNLAMDVSPFLEGKETRLGTNLSLVWAMSTSATSNGSVNAMLSSLSPLSGGMAMLNMMLGEIVFGGIGVGLCSMIMFAILTVFLAGLMVGRTPVYLGKKIERKEMQWLMLAILMPSFLILIGSGLSCVLPEALTSLGNQGPHGLSEILYAFSSAAGNNGSAFAGIDANTLYYNLFLGIVMLISRSSIILSSLAIAGLLASKRASPLSSGDFSISSPLFAFLLLCVILIVGALTFFPAWSLGPLAEHLLMLKGQTF; encoded by the coding sequence GTAGATGCAAAAAAAGAGATGAGTTGGCTTGAATATGCGACCGCCCTTTTTATTTTCAATGGCATAAGTTTTTTAGGCCTTTTTTTTCTGCAGCTTTTCCAGCACCTCCTTCCTCTTAATCCCCAGCATTTTCCCTCAGTTCCATGGCCATTAGCCTTTAATACAGCAATCAGCTTTATTACTAATACTAACTGGCAAGCCTATGCAGGTGAAACCACGATGAGCTATTTGACGCAAATGCTCGGACTGGCCGCGCACAATTTTTTGAGCGCAGCCACTGGATTGGCTACCTTATTAGCTTTAATTCGAGGCCTTGTGAGCAAAAATACTAAACACATAGGCAATTTTTGGAGCGATCTTATCCGTTCTGTCGTTTATATACTGTTACCTCTTTCTATACTGCTAGCTTTATTATTAGTTAGCGAAGGGGTCGTTCAAACCTTTTCTCCTTACATTGAAGTCACTACTTTGGAAAATTCTCAGCAAACCATTCCTTTAGGACCCGTAGCCTCCCAGGTAGCTATTAAACAGCTGGGAACAAATGGCGGAGGCTTTTTTAATGCTAATAGTGCCCATCCTTTTGAAAATCCTTCCCTTGTTACTAATCTTTTTGAAATGCTTGCTATTTTGCTAATACCAGCGGCTTCCGTATATGCCTATGGAATCTTAATCGATGCCAAAAAGCATGCATGGAATCTTTTCGCTGTTATGATAGCTCTTTGGGTTGTAGGCTTAGGTATTTCCTTCTATGCGGAAAAACTCATGAATCTTGCTATGGATGTATCTCCTTTCCTCGAAGGAAAAGAGACCCGGCTAGGAACTAACCTTAGTCTTGTATGGGCTATGTCAACGTCAGCTACGTCAAACGGCTCAGTTAATGCTATGCTTTCTAGCCTATCGCCGCTAAGCGGAGGCATGGCTATGCTTAACATGATGCTAGGAGAGATAGTTTTTGGAGGGATAGGGGTAGGACTATGCTCGATGATCATGTTTGCCATCCTTACAGTTTTTCTTGCAGGCCTTATGGTAGGAAGGACGCCAGTCTACTTAGGTAAAAAAATTGAGAGAAAAGAAATGCAATGGTTAATGCTAGCTATTTTGATGCCTAGCTTTCTCATCCTCATAGGGAGTGGGCTCTCTTGCGTACTGCCAGAAGCCCTTACTAGCTTAGGAAATCAGGGCCCTCATGGTTTATCAGAAATTTTATATGCTTTTTCCTCAGCTGCAGGTAATAATGGTAGTGCGTTTGCTGGAATAGATGCTAATACACTTTATTACAATCTGTTCCTGGGAATAGTCATGTTAATAAGTAGGAGTTCAATAATTTTGTCTAGCCTGGCTATAGCGGGCTTACTTGCCTCCAAAAGGGCTTCCCCTCTTTCTTCCGGGGATTTTTCCATTAGCTCTCCTTTGTTCGCTTTTTTACTTTTATGTGTGATCCTTATCGTAGGAGCTTTAACATTTTTTCCTGCATGGTCGTTAGGTCCCTTAGCGGAGCATCTTTTAATGCTTAAAGGGCAGACATTTTAA